The genome window GTCCACGCTTGGTGCATGGTGTGGCGCATGCCGGATTCCGGGCAGCAGTGGCCATGTTCCAAAGCCATGCGCCGGATGAGATGATGGACTTCCGCAACTTCCTGTTCGGCCATTCAGTGACGGCCACCGAGGATGTGCAGAGCCGGGTGAACATCAATGTGTTCATGCAGCATATCATCAGTGCCTATCAGCGGGGGGTGTTCGGGGAAACGGAGAATGACAAGAAGCGTTACTTCAAGGTGAAGACGACGCCGGTGGCGCATCCGCCCAATGCACCGAAACAAGGGGCGTGGATGAACTATCACCTGTATCTGAATCATCTGCTGGTGGTGGATACGTTGTCGGAGCATCTGCGCCGATCGGGCCGGACAGTGCCGCTGGAGATCAGCGACTTGCGCGACCAGCTCGCGCAGAATGAATTCTGGGTGGGGCCTTCCACCCAGCGGTTTGCCGGGAAAAACTCCAAGTGCTGGGAGATCGACTTAGACCGGTTCCCGGATCTGGGTTACAAGTTTGTCGATGAGGAGGAACTGGAGGCCAGCCGTTGGCGAGATTCGGCCCACGGGCCTATGCGCGTGGTGTCGGATGACTGGGTAGATCCACGCAAGGGCTCGCTCTTCTCGATCGTGGAGGAGTTGTCAAACGACCAGCAGACTTTGGCCTGATCTGATTATCCATAAAATATAGAGACTATGTAAAATGAGTTCAAAGCCCCGACATAGATGGTTGAAGCTGAAGGTCGGCAAAGTTTTCGAGCTGGTCGGCGAGCGTGGCTGGATCTGGGTGGGACTGCCCGGCGGCACGCCGACGCATCTGCGCCGCCCGGACGGCCGCATGTATAAGACCAATCTGCGGCGGGGCTTTTGTGAAATGATCCGTGATGAAGCGAGGGAGGCAAAGGAATGAAAGCGAACCAGATCAATGCAGCGGGTGTCTTCGTGGATGAACTTTTCCGCTGGCCCCACTACCGAGATCCGCACACCGCGAGAGTGGGCGCGAAGCATGGAGACATGTGGTGCCATCTCTGGTGTCTGCCGGGGCATGAGGAAGCCTTGCATGAAGTCGCGCAGGCGATCGGCATGAAGTCCGCGTGGTTCCAGAACAAACCTTTTCACCCGCATTACGACCTGGTGCCGCCGCGTCGAGAGGCAGCGGTGAAGCTCGGGGTGCGCACGGTGATGGCTCCGAACCTGCGCCGACAGATCGCAACGGAATGGAAAGGGCGTGCCTGGCGCATCGGCGAAGTGTTGGGCGCGCCGACAGCACCAGCGGGCATGGTGTTCGTGGCGGTGGAAGTGGGACTGGAGGGGGAGATCATCCGCGTGAACATGGAGCCGCTGAATGATGGGAAGAGGTTTTTAGATTAGCCACAGATGAACACAGACAACCACAGATTAGAGCAGGATGCGGCGTTCAGGCTGGAGATGAACGAGGCACTGTTGTCGCTCGATGAGGAAAGGATCCGCGGCGTGGTGCGGAAGTGGAACGGGGTGGAGATGCCGAAGCATCAGACGGCGTTCTGGGGTGCGGTGCATAAGGGCATCACGGCGAACACGACCTTGCCGCTCGATTTCAGGAAGCAGAGCAAGGAGTGGCTGACGTTAAAAGGATTTCAAAGTTGGGATGATGGGGAACTCGGTTAACACACAAAAATTATGAGTGAAGAACATAAGATCGCACTGACTGTAGGCATTCTGCTGTTAGTTTCTGGAACTGCGCTGGCCACTTGGATGTGGCCGCGGCGGAAGGAAGAAAGTGGTGTTGAGGTGAAGTTGGATCCCGATGCCCGTGTGGAACCCTTTCAGAATGGTGAAAGAGAACTGGCCGGACTGCTGGCTGAGGTGAGTACGGGCAGTAGTATTACGCTGGATCCAGAAATTAGAACCATTGATTTGGAAGCGGAGAAACTGGCGCGGGAGACGTGGGCGAAAATACTGCCGCCCGAACAAGTGGAGGAGGCGGTGCGTGATTCCATGATCGCCGCTCAAATGGCCGCTGAGGCTACGAGTGTGAAGATCCCGTTTAGCCGCGTGTTGAGCGCGATGGTGGCGACGTATCGCTTGGGGAAGGAAGCGCCAAGGACTAAAGCGAAACTTTTGGAGGAGTTGAAGAAGATTGATGGTGCAATGGAGATCACGCAGCAGAGGTTTGCTGAGTTAGGGAGGGCACTGCTTGTGCCGGTGGATAATCCTGCTGGGACTGATTTCGTGACAACGGTGTTGGATGAAGTGGAGAAAGAAAATGAGGCGTTGAAGTCGGTGGTGCGGATGATGGAGGTGGAGCGGTATCGGGCGCAGGTGGCGGTGAAACGGTTGTTGGTGACGTATGCCCGTCAATTGCACGGCGACTGGTATGAGGCGACGGCAAGGGACTGCGGGCTGCTGCTGGATGCGATCGGGCACATCATCGAACCAGAGAAGGTCGAGATGGGTGACGCAGTGAGTGAGCAGGCGCGCATCGTTCTCAAGGCATTGCAGACAGAAGAGGAGGCGTGTCGCGAGGTGTGGTACCAGAAGTCGCGAGTGTTCGAGATCCAGAAGGCGGTGCGCAAACTGGTGAACGCGCATCGTGAAGTGATCACCGAAGATGAGTTTCATGACGTGACGGTGGCTTGTTGTTTCCTCTTGGAAAAGGGTGGTCAGATCTGCGCGCCGGTCGCGCCGAAGCGGCCCAATGATGAAGGGTTTCTTCGTATGCCTACGGCTGCGGAGGATGAGATCGTGGAGGAGGTTGTGCGGCTGGTGAACGGCGTGGTGGTGACGCGACAGGAAACGCGGATGGCACGTTGCTGCTTCGGCAGTGGCCTGGGTTCACAGCATCGTTGCGCGAAGCCCGCGGTGTGGGTGGCGACGTTTGAAGGCAAGCGGACGAAATTGGTCTGGTGCCATGAACACAAGGTAGAACCGCTGGTGGCGATACAGGGAGAGTCGCACGGGGTGGAGTTGATCGAAAACAAGCAAGCGCCGGATGGGACGGCCACGCGGCCTTATCTGAATCTCAATGAAGGACCGGTAACGCCGTCTTGCCCGCACTGTGAAGCGATTCATATGGAGTTA of Verrucomicrobiia bacterium contains these proteins:
- a CDS encoding DUF4031 domain-containing protein; its protein translation is MKANQINAAGVFVDELFRWPHYRDPHTARVGAKHGDMWCHLWCLPGHEEALHEVAQAIGMKSAWFQNKPFHPHYDLVPPRREAAVKLGVRTVMAPNLRRQIATEWKGRAWRIGEVLGAPTAPAGMVFVAVEVGLEGEIIRVNMEPLNDGKRFLD